The window GTTGCTTATGATTTATAATAAGAATTTCCCACTCTTCTTTTGCTATttagcaaattttttttcaacaaagcTTGGAAGATATCTTCATGATAGTAATTTTCTAGTTTATattcatattaaaaacttttagtAATTTATGATAGTCTGAATGCTAATTTGTGTCCTTCTACAAATTTCAGAAATTGTTTACAATGGGAGATCGAAGACAAAGGgctaaaggaaaaaagaaaacggtaatttatttataagttaAATAGTAAAATCCTCCTTActaactaagaaaataaaaagaagtagCTCACTACTAatgcttattattttttttgataataaaataGGTGGGTTCATCTAGATCTGACTATCCTGAGGTAAAAAATctgtgttttaatatataattttgtgtttatgtaCAATTCttatatctatgtttgttgttttgattgtaGGATATTCCAGAAggatgtaaaaaaacaaatgagttGGAGAAATGTGAAAAGAAAATCGTTAAGGGAAGTAGTCGATCAAGGAAATCAACGTAAGAAACACTACATTTAGCTCGATGAACTTTTGAACTCACTCATCATATCGATTCTCGTAATAtgcatatattatatgatattttatttatttttgattgacAGAATATTGTTGGACTATTTCAACAAGTCGAATGATTTCATCCCATTTATACATCCATGAACAAACGGAGTCACTTCTCTCACTTTCTGCCCGACATTTGTTCGTTGGCGTGAAGGGGAAAAATCCCGACGGCTTActtaaaaatttggaaaatctAAAAGATTTTCTAACAAATGAAGGGATGATTCAGGAAGAAGATTGTACTTGTATTATTGAAACTGAAAGCGAAGGGAGCTCTTGCTCAAattcaaaatcgaaaaacaagaaaaagagctCTAAGGTGGAAAAAGCCAAAGCCGATCCATGTTTTGGAAAAATGAAGgttactaaatatatatatatatatatatatatatatatatataatgatagtTCTGTGTTTTTACtcagatatataatattagttttaaattttcaggATAAAAAGGTATTCAAGATCAGAAATTTGCATGTCGTAAAGGACGTGGATGAAAGGAAGTTAATAGAGTTGCTACAGAAAGGTCCAATTGCCGTGAGTATAGCAGTAGCAAATGACTTTAAGCTATTTAAAGGGGtaagtaataaaatatactaaagtGAAATGAgcttcattttttattaatatgatgaTTTACTTAAACACTCTAACAAATTTAATTTCCATTTAttataattgaattaaaaggaTGAAGTCCACAAAGGATATCCTAAGAGTGGGAGAAAGGCCTTAAGAGACCATATGGTTCTATTGACGGGTTACGGAACAACATCAGACGGTGTCCATTACTGGGAGTTTCAAAATTCGTACGGTCTGGAGTGGGGGAAAGATGGATTTGGGAGATTAATTAGACAGTGCAGCCAAGAAAAGGAAGAACCATCTCTAATCAATGCCTATATCTACCCAGAGGTATGAACCGACACTTGTTATAGTctgaatttgtattttttttataaattatgtatCTAAGTATCCTCGGTTTTGGTTCTATTTTATGCAGATTCTGGCCTAAAGGAAAAGCAGT is drawn from Camelina sativa cultivar DH55 chromosome 1, Cs, whole genome shotgun sequence and contains these coding sequences:
- the LOC104703972 gene encoding uncharacterized protein LOC104703972, which gives rise to MDQIGQMKLMVFDSMASDIVGCPVSNLPDGSWDEIDDPEALPNSIKNLVSRVLSNDTTEKEEEIPADSNDQKLFTMGDRRQRAKGKKKTVGSSRSDYPEDIPEGCKKTNELEKCEKKIVKGRMIQEEDCTCIIETESEGSSCSNSKSKNKKKSSKVEKAKADPCFGKMKDKKVFKIRNLHVVKDVDERKLIELLQKGPIAVSIAVANDFKLFKGDEVHKGYPKSGRKALRDHMVLLTGYGTTSDGVHYWEFQNSYGLEWGKDGFGRLIRQCSQEKEEPSLINAYIYPEILA